AGCTGTCTGGCCAGGGGCACTACTGAAAGGGTAGTCACATGGCCAGCCTGGAGCAGCCAATCCACAGCTTGACAGACCGTGAGCCCCCATGTGACCCCATGTGACAGACTGTGAGCCCCCATGAGCCCTCATGTGATCGATCCATAGTTTGGATCCTCCAGATTcaggagctgggagctgggaaatacaaattaggAAGACAGGTAGGCATGGGAATATCAGGAAAGGGAGGATGCATGGTTCCCCAATAGGAACATGAGGGTGTGGCACAGCAAAGGTAGCAGGTTGCTGCCCTGGCAGAGGAGGAGCTCTCTGGAAGCAGGAACCACAATGCTCAGgagccattaggaaaatgcacCATGAATCCTAAGAGGCTTGAAGAGTCAGGAAGGTGCACACTGGGGCAGAGAAGAACCATAAGCAGACACTTGTGTTCAAGCATGCATGTgaggtgaggggggcggggggtcagGGTATGGCCAGCTGTCATGAAGGCTGGCTGTGGCCAGGCCTGCGGGAGGTGTTACTTCAGGCGCAGGTGCTCAGTCATACGGAAGTGGGGCTGGAATCTCCAGACAAGAAAACTGTGCTCCATCAACACAGACTTTATTTCTCCCTCTGGCTTTCCTGATAGGCCAGCAGAGCTCCTCGTGGGCATTCAGACCACCCTGACCTCTGCTCAGGGCaagggccggggggggggcgggtgcagCACTCCATTGGAGCAAGAGGATGAGCAGGGAATCAAGCACTGGGTGCAACTCATAGGCCTCACGGAGCATGACTGTGGCCCACATCTCTGGAGTCACTGCTGACATCGGGCTCCACTTGAGACTCGGGAGAGCTCTGGGGTTTGCCCTTGTCCCCAAAGAAGTCATTATTCTTGTCctcgtcctcttcctcctcatcacCTTGACTGTCCATGTCTACAACTTCCTGACACAGATCAGAGCCCCTGTCTGTGCCAGTGAACATGAAGGGCCTGGGCTCCTCCTGGCTCTTGGGCTCCTTCTCCTCGAGTGTAGTATCCTCCTGAGCTGGGAGGAGCTGAGGGTCCAGCAACTCACTGTGGAGAGTGGGCTCTGTGTCCTCCTCCTGATTCTTTTGGGTGGACAGCTCAGGCAGCGTGGAGGGGGACTCCGTGTTGCTCCGGAGCGCCCCCTGGTGGGCAGTGCTGCGGTGGGCGGTGCCGCGGTGGGAGTCGTGCTGGGACGCTTGTCTAGACAGCTGTCGGGCCCActctgcctcctccagcctgCGCAACAGGCAGCTCCAGTTGATCTTTGAGGACAGGCAGATTTGGGAGCCCTTCACTTTCTTGAAGCCCAGGAGGAGGTCCACGAGCGTCTCGGTGACAGGGAAGGAGATGAAGCCTAGCTGCTTGGAAAGGTTCTTCTCGAATTTGTACTTGCAGATGAGCAAGGACACGACCTGCTCCACCAAGTAGTTGATGAGCTCCTGGTACAAGGGGTTGGAGAGGTGGGATATGGTGGACTTGGATGAGATGGAGGGCAGTGGCTTCTTCTTCATGAACTTGTAACTGGGGCTCTAGTGCAATAGCcggggagggaaaaggagacacGTCATGCCATTCCTGATGCCTCAGGATGCCCCTCACACCCGAGCACCCTCCATCCACATCACCCACACAGATGCCACGCTTGTTGCACTAGTGTTATGAACTTGCCACATCTGCTATCCTGTCTCAATCAGCAGCTGAGCCCTGGTCCTGCATGTGGGCCACACCCTCACACTTACCACACTGTTCCCACACTTGACCAAACCGGTCAGGCCTGGGGCCAGGCTGGTGATGTCAGTCACATTGCCACCCAAACTGGAGCATGGATAACCTGGGCTCTGGTAGATTGTCCCCCAGACCAAGGTTCAGAGGAAGGAAGCCTGCCTCGGCCTTGATGGGTGAGATGAAGGTCAGGGGCTGTGCTGGGGGTCTACCAGGGTGAAGCCACCTATGTCTTCTCTGTACTCTTTCTGAGCAACTCCCTCTCAGCAAACACACTGGAGGATCCTAGGTTAGTGGGAGCACAGGTAGCTGGGCCTAGGATGTGGGGCCCCACTCTGGGCTTAAGCTGCTGTCTACAAGGGACAGGACCCTCCCCACATAGAAGGGCCCCTCAGATTCACAggcaaacattacaaaaagacccagaataaAATCTTGGCTTTATTCATCTTCAGCAACACCTGACAGTAACCAGGCCAGGATTTCTGCTCCCAATCAGTTCGTCCCCGGCTCAGGTGGTTTCCACAGTGCAGGGCAAGATACCTGTGATGGTGACTAAGGGTGGTTGCTGAAGGAACCCTTCCCTAAACCCCCTTGTCCCACCCTTGAGGTCACCTCTGGATACAGTGAAGCAGATGGGGAGAAGCTTCTTACTGAGGAGGCAAGTGGTGAGAACacggggaggtggtgggagacgtgaggggagagggagatgagaGGAACTGTGCCCTGGGTGGTGGGCTGGGTCTGGCTGGAGGGCCCTTCAACCACGATCCCAGGGGCAGGCAGGGTGAGGTGCAGGCTCCACCAGGGCTGGGCCTTCTGGCTGAAGCTCAGGGACCCCGAAGTAGGTATGGATGGTGTCTGTATTTCAGGGTCCTGGCCAGGCACCTCCTGTCTGCGGTGGGGTGAGGGGACCTTGGGTTCTTCTGTGGGTGTTACCTTGAGCCTGAGTCTGGTGGCCACTTGGGCACTGGACATGGGGGAACCACCTTCCTTGGGCTTGGCCTGTCCTCTGCCCTTGGTGCTCTTTCTGCGAGCCATCTTGGGGCTGGAGGTTCTGGTGGGTAGCATATCATAGGGCTCCTCCTCATCAGTGGGTGTGGCTAGCTTGGAGCCTGGCATGGAGTCAGAGTTGGGCTCTGTTGCGGGCTCCCATTCTGATGGGAAGAGAGGGCAGCCATCATGGCGGCGGGCACCACGGAGCTTGTCCACAGCCTGGCTGACCACACTCTGCAGGGCAGGGAAGAGCTGGTGCTCAGCCAGAAAGTCCAGAGTCCGATGGGGCTCACGGAATGAACAGTAGCCAGGCAGGTCAAAGGATGCTGGCTGGCACAACAATGACTTGATCTCCTTATTAAACTCTTGCTTGAGGCAGATCAGTTCCTGTTCTCCAGGGCCCAGCTCTGATGTTTGAGGTGTGCCTGAGCTTGAGCCCAGCTGGCCTGAGAACCAGGACAGAGGCGGCTCCTGGGTCCACTGGCTGCTGGCATGGCTGTCCAGTGAATCCCACAGCAGGGAATCCCTCTGGAAGCAGGACTGATCCAGGCCTTtctgcagagagagggggactttCAGGGGCAGCCAAGCCAGGCCTAACCCTAGCCCTGGGTTCTGGACTGGGGTCCATCCCGCCTACCCTGTGCCATGGCCCTGGATCTCACCCCTCTGTTCTCCAGCTTCAGCAGCCGTTTGAGGTTCTTCTCCAGCAAAAGTTTGTCCCTCATGGGTGGCAGTGAGCCCATGCCATGGGTGCCCAGGTCACTGTCCTGGCTGTGGGATCCCAGCCAGCCAGCTGTGAGGCTGTTATGGGAGTCAGACATGGAGCTAGAGCAGGATGGGTAGTTGTTGGGACATCCAGTGCAGAGGCTGGGCCGGACACAGTGCCGGTGCATGGTACTGAGGCTAGGCTGGGCACGTACCCGCCGCCTACCCCTTGGTATCTCTATTGGGTCCTGCACCTCCACCAGTGGCACTCCAGCCTCTGTCTTCATGGTGGTCATGCGCTCAGTGGCCTCCTCCACCACCGTCTGTAGGCTGTCCAGCACCTGGCCTTTGACAAGGAAATCCAGGAAGTTACCGAAGGGCCGAGGGTCCCTTGGGTTTTGTTGGTGGCCACGGAGCCCTGAACTGTCTGTGAGAGTGTACCTCGATGGTGGGTGTGGCATGTGGCCCAGCTTGGAGACTTGTCCCATTTCCAGGAACAGTGGCTTCTTAGGCGGCTGCACCAGAGCAGACAGGCATCATGTCATATAGGGCATGGATGCTCCACAAGGAGTAGGGGGTTTCCTGGAGGTCCTCCTAGGGCACCAGGAGCTGGGTGGGAGTGGGCAGTGGaaggcactgtgtgtgtgtgtgtgtgtgtgtgtgtgtgtgtgtgtgtgtgtgtgttttgttttttataaaatttattgtcaggAACTATGTTTTAGAGTCAGGAAGTTTCTAGGTCTggaccctggctctgccactgcaGGTTGTGACACCATAGGCATGATGGCCCCTCTTGAGGTccaatttcctcttctgcaaagtgAGGCTTGATTTCAGGTCATCCTAACGCTTCCCTGACACATACATTTCACATATATAACATGTGGCTAGAGAGTCAGAAAGCCCACTTCTGCCCTCACACAGGGCAGGACAGAAATGGGCAATCACAAACCCCTTTGAGCCCTACTTGGGTTCCTCACCTGTCCTTAGAGCAGACCAGTCCTGTCTCCACTGCACAGACCACCTGTAGTCCTGAACCCTCGGCTCCCCATGGCTGTTTCTGAAACTTTGAGCCTTGGGCCCTGAGTAGACTCCATGCTTCCACTCTGGAGTACCAGTCTACCAAGCTCCTCCCCAGCTGCTGGAGGTCAGGGGACACAGTGAATGAAGTTTGAGGGTGACTAGGGCCCAGCAGGGGGTGAGAGGAGTGGTCAAGGTGATAAGGATGTCACTaccaggcccagagaggaggtCAACAGGCACTGAGAAAGGGGGGCTGTGGTCTGGGGTGCTGGAGCTGGCGGGGAACATTTTGGGGGTCTTAAAGTCAGGGTCCTGCCAGACACACTTACCCGGGCCACGTAAGTGGTGTGGCCGGCCTCATCGTCTGCCAAGTATCCTGAGTGATGGCGGCAACTGGTCATGGTGAGGGTGAATTgctgtctgccttctctctctctggttccgAAGCACAGCCACGGATTCCTCTCTGCGCCTGGCGGGGAGATGGTGTGAGGGTCTCCCTAGGCCTCAATGAGTCCGACTCTCCCTTCGTCTGTCAGCCACTGTGTCAGCAATCCCCGGATCCGCAGGTTCCTCGCTCCCCTTACCCCACGTCCTTCACATGTCGGGCCCTTCCTCTGCTCGGAATTCCCTGGGTGTCTGCGCACGGTCCGTCCGTGTCCAGAGTCGTCGGGGCTGAGGTCCCCAAGGATGTCCGCATACTGTCTCTGACCATCTCTGGGCCTGGATGTTTCCGACCCTCCCTCCTCCTAGACCCTGGAAGCCCTGTTGTCTGCCCCTGGTTCAGAGCTGACCCGCTCACCAGAGTCCGTGCCTCGCTCAGTGCCAGTCAATATAGCCTGGGCCCACTCCAGGGAGGCGACACAGAGCTCTGGAGTTGGCCCGTCAGCAGGGCTTGCTCATTTACATGCTACGTCCTGATTGGTTCGCAATGCTGTCTAATTCCGCCACAATGGTTGAGGGCGGGACCCAggctggcccctcccccacttcctctgaATTTGCCTTGCCCATATTCACTGTGGGAGATTCAAGGGTTGCTTCCGACTGTTCCACGTAGGAGACTGGGCACCTGAGGGAAGCCCTaagggtcaaagccacagtctcCTCTGGTGACACAAGCACTTTCCTCCTGGGCCTCCTGATCCTTTCTAGGGTCCTCTCCTTGCCCAGTGTGGGGGAACCCAGGAGAGTCTTcagccctctccctctgcagtGTCCCTGAGCACAATGGTAAGAGTCCCGGCTCTAAGTCACAGACCTAGCTTCAATTCCTAGCTCTACTGTTTCCTCCCAGTGTGACTCAACCTCTTGTCAtctgctcctcctctgtaaaCAGTTGAATGTTCTTCCATATGAGAATATAGAGATTAAATCAAATCTGCATACAACACACCTGACACCCCAATAAGAGCCCTGTGTATCTTTAcctcctttccccctctgcccagTAAACTCCTCCTAATGTCCCCCCCAGGTGTCACCTTCCAAGAAGGCCTGCCACCCTCAACAGAATTACCAAAAAAACCCATTCTAGGCTCTGCTACAAGGTATTGTTATTCATTTACCATATGGTGCTCCTTGGGGGTAGGAACAGAGGCACACACCCCTAATCTCTAATATTTCTAATaccagtaagtgctcaataaatgtcaatttCCTCTTTCCAATCTGCTTACCCTCAAGGGCTGTGGTCTTTTCAGGATCAGCTTCCCAGTGGAGAAAGATAGTTTAAGTCCAACAATTCAATAATCACAACTCAACACAATAACCCTTATGCCAAGAGGTTGATAAGGGCTCTATGAGGCCTCTGATCCATACAATGTCCCACAAGGAACATATTATTTGTTATTCTCAAATTCAACTCTGccttctctgcccctgacccaggGGGCTGCTAGGGTCTAGAGGACCAGGGTAGACCCAGAGCTTTGGAGGTCAAGTCGCAGCTCCACTACTGGCAGGGTCACTTTGGGCAAGCCACTtttcccctctgagcctcagcttcctcatctgcaaaacaggaatAACATTACCAATCTCATGGGCTGGAGACAAATGCTGCACTTTCCATTGGGAAAAGAAACACAGCCACATCACAATGAAAATTCTCACTGTCAACCATGGTGACTATATAGTCATCAGTAAAGAAAGCTTTTCTGCACcaccaaggaaaaaaatgagattatgAATGTAAAAGTTGTAtcctggcacagagctcaatTGGGGCAATCAAGGACTAATGCTTCCTCAAATGAAGCCATTGTTATACacgttttgtttcattttcttacttagaacgttctttctagaatgtttttttttaaacctcctcttagaaaaaaaatcaccaaagacAAATAGGCAGTTGAAAAAGTTCATAGTcactatcaaaaaaatgaaacactacAAGAATGGGATAACACTGATGTGATCATTAtcttctcaaaacaaacaaaaactttagggtgggggagaaaaggaattgggtttgtttatttgcttagaAAAATGCTGGAGAGACACTATCTAGAAAGTTAACAGTAGCGACTTTAGGGAAGAGTAagaggttttttcttttaatagggtttttttttctgtatttttcatattaaatataatttttgcaGTTACCGAAAGTTCCGCGTTGCAATAAATCCGGCGGAGCGCGCTGTGTGGTCCAGAGGATCGTTGCAGGGCCACATTGAGACCGGTAGGTGGCGAGAACAAAGGCGAAGTGCAGCTGCGTGAGGGCTTGCGCTTCAGGGCGGAGCCTCCGACTGCGTCTAGGGGTGGGGCCTGGATCCAGTCCTCTAGGGTCCGGGGCAGTCCGCGGAAGTGTCTATGGCTGGACCGCGCGTGCGCCTCGTGGTCACCGCAGATGACTTTGGTTACTGCCCGCGGCGCGATGAGGGCATCGTAGAGGCCTTCCTGGCAGGAGCTGTGACCAGCGTGTCCCTGCTGGTCAACGGCGCAGCTGCGGAGAGCGCAGCGGATCTGGCCCGCAGGTGAGTGGCGGACCCCTCCAGGGTCGGGGCTGGCTTCGGGAGCCGCCGCCCCGCGGCAGCCAGTTCTCCCGCTCGCGCTCCGCCTGCAGGCACAAAATCCCCACGGGCCTTCACGCCAACCTGTCCGAGGGCCGCCCCGTGGGCCCCGCCCGCCTAGGCGACTCGTCGCTGCTCAGCCCCGAAGGCTTCTTCCTCGGCAAGATGGGATTCCGGGAGGCGGTGACGACCGGAGGCGTAGCTTTGCCCCAGGTGCGGAGGTGCGGCTGCAGGAAGATGCTCGGAAGGATCCCCAAGGCTCCGCCCTGAGGGTACCGTGAAGCCATTAGTGGCAGGAGCTGGCGATGGATGTTTTCCTAGTTCAAACGAGCAGTCACACGGAGGCATCTGGAGGGAACCCTCCTTGGTAGCTGCTCCGGGACGTTCAAGGTGCctgtcatcctctctctccaGGTGCGGGAAGAGCTGGAGGCCCAGCTGATACGCTTCCGAGAATTACTGGGCGGGGACCCCACTCACGTGGACGGGCACCAGCACGTGCACGTGCTCCCAGGTGGAGGGCATTGTTCCCTGGAAGGGGGCTGCGGGTGAGAGGTGGTCCCAGGTAGTAGGAGGTGCTACTTCCTGACTCCATCCCGCCCGCAGGCGTGTGCCAGGTGTTCGCAGAGGTGCTGCAGGCCAATGGGGTGCGCTTCACAAGGCTGCCGGTGGAACGTGGGGTGGGCGACCGCGCGTGGCTCGAGGCCCCCGCGCGTGCCTTCGCCTGCTCGGTGGAGCGCGACGCCCTGGCCGCCGTGGCCCCCTTCTCCCGCTACGGCCTACGGTAAGGCCCCCCGCCCCCTATCCCGTATCCTAGTGAGCCCGGCCGGCAGTTCACCTGACAGCTATGTCCGTTCCTCATCGTTGAAGGCGGTCAGGCGTCGACTTAGGTTGCCCCCGTCCCAGATCTGTCCAGTCACAGGCCTAGCCCTGCCCATCACATAGTCCTGCTGCACCCTGCATGCCCCTGATGCCCCGACATCCACAGGTGGACGGATGCCTTCGTGGGCCTGAGCACCTGCGGCCGGCACATGTCTGTTCATCGTGTATCAGGAGCACTAGCACGGGCCCTGGAAGGCATACCCACGGGCCATACCCTGACAGCTGAGCTGATGGCACACCCTGGCTACCCCAGTGTGCCTCCTGCCGGCGGCTGTGGTAAGGGTCCCGATGCCTTTTCCTGCTCATGGGAGCGGCTGCATGAGCTGCGTGTCCTCACCGCACCCACACTGCGGGCCCAGCTTGCACAGGACGGAGTACAGCTCTGCGCTCTCCACGACCTAGATTCCAAGAGGCCTGGGGAAGCCACTCTGAAAACCTTCCTGGAGCGCTCCCCGCCATGACCCTGATAGCCAGCCAAACATAAACACCCGTTAGTACACAAAAAGGGGGCCAGTGTCAAGCCCTGGGACATCCTAGAACCAGGCTGAGAGCCAGGGTCCAGTAACATACTTCCCTGGGCAGGACCCTGTCACATCTGTGTCCAGGTCCTCATGGCTCAGAATGGTGGCCAGAGCTTTGGCAACCCATCTTGGCTACAGATGACatctgggcctggggcctgccaAGCATTTGGTGCCCTTCAAGTTGTCATGTAAGTTAGCATCTTCCTTGTCCAGATGTAGTAGAGATCactgtattaataaaatatttgtcttgtAAACTTGGATGGTTTATAAACTGTGCCCATAAAACGTTTGCAGACACTTAAGGCAAAAGCAACTCAGGGCCCAAACCAGGTCATTATTCCAGAGTAGATATGCAAAACATACTCCACATTTGGGAGGAAGGGGTTTGGGAGAAGAATGTCTCACTTCTTGCCTACTTTTGGGGAGATACTataatctcaaattttatttaaagtcacCTGTtccaggcacctggatggctcagttaagcatctgactcttcatttcagctcaggtcatgatctcagggttgtaagattgagccccaagttaaCACCTAGCgtgggagcctgcttaagattctctttctctctgcccctctcctgctctcaagtgtgtgcacgcgtgctctctcttaaaaagtcACTTGTTCTAAACAAGCAGTCCTTTGCCATCCTAGGGGCAAATAAAAGGAGGTCCTGCAAGCCTGTTTAATATTCTCCAAGAGGAACAGTCTATGGAAATGGGATCCTGGACTCTTCACTGCCTGGTGATGTGTGCATGCCCTGTCACTGGGGTTCATGTGTCTCGGATCAAGGAGATGCAGGGAGCAGATGGGGAAGGTGGTAGGGAGTTCTTGGGAGCACAGTCCTGCCCGGCTCTAGAGTGTTGAAAGGCAGATGGAACGATGATCCTGTTTCATTTAATCTCAGGTAATAGTGCCTATGTGCAAGGAACAacgtcctcattttacagacctAGGAGTGGCAGGACTTTGAAGCTGCCTGTACGTTTTTTCACCATGCAGTGTCAGGCAAGCAATCAGGTGCCTAAAGAGCTCTCTCTTGGCCTGGGCTGCCTTGAGGGATGTACAGCTTTCTTTGAGAGGTGAGGGTGGGATCTTGCTCCTCCTTTCTGCTGTCTGGATCCTGCATCTCTAACCCTTGACTGTGGCTTCACGCTTTTCTTTCCTGGCTTCATCTTCTACTCTAAACTTCCCTTGACCATGATTATTCCAGCAACAGGCCCTTTCCTCCATAGCTGTGAAGTGGAATCCCTTAGCCCCTCCAATTGCCTTGCCTCAGTGTACTGGGGTCTGGCCACATTCCTGCAGGCTGCTGGCCAGAGCTGGTAGGGGTGGCCTGAAGGCAACCTATTGGCACAGAAGCTCCCTTGAGGGAGGTTCTGCTATTTTGAGAAGAGGAGGCAGTTGGCTGTGTGGCTCTGAGGCTGAGGACAGAGGTATGGGTGGACAGGAGAGAGATTTGGGATCTGCACAGCTAAAGCTGTGGAGTcacccagagagggagagaggggtgatCAGAGATGAGGGCCCAGATCAGCCCTAGGGACCATGAGGGTTTAAcagtggagaggagagaggctgTGGCCAGGAGACAGAGGTCTACTTCAGAAGGGGTGGGAAAGTGATAAGGCAGAAGGCTGCAGGCAGACCAGGCCCACTGTGGGGCTGGTCACTAGCACCCCACTGGGGAGATGGGGTATTCCTTAGGTCAAACCTGCTGTGCACTGGGTGGCTTGGACAAGGGGTTTACTGTTCTCTACCCATCAGTCATGTATGGAAGgtctgctctgggccaggcaggACTGGGTGCTCAGATTGCCTAGCCTGTGTGGAGCTCACAGTCTGGCACATACATGGGCTTAGCTGGCTGGACTGCGGTGGGAGAGAGCGGGGAGGAACACAAAGTAGAGTGTGGGGCCAAAGTGGGGCTCCTAACCCAGCCAGGCCTGCTCAGAAAACGCTCTCTGGAGGAAGTGACTTCCTTCTTTGGGCCTTGGTTATGGGCCTCCATCCACCATTGGGCAGTCCTTTCCACTCTGATCCTCTGAGGCGTGTATGGTGTCCCCAGGATCCCTCCTGCAAAAACATGTCCCAATCACCCAAGAAACAGCCATTTAGCAAGTACCACCTGAGCCAGGCCACCTTCAGCTCTGCTCCTCCGGTTGGTGCCACTGCCCCACACTGcgtgagggaggcagggagaagaggaagagccaGTGCAAATGGGGCAGGAAGAACTAAGACCAGTCTGGCTCTGCCTTTGATGGGGTCAGGTGGCTGCCCTGCAGAGTGGGGCACAGAGGTGCTACCAAATGAAGAGAGTAGGCTGAGAGGCTGACAGCCTGTGGATTGTGCGATGAGGAAGTCCTGGGGCCCTTGCCAGGGAAGCCTCAGGAGGCTGGCCAGGGGCTGACAGAAGCCAGGCTGCAGTGGGCACAGGAGTGATGAA
This DNA window, taken from Neofelis nebulosa isolate mNeoNeb1 chromosome 11, mNeoNeb1.pri, whole genome shotgun sequence, encodes the following:
- the CCDC116 gene encoding coiled-coil domain-containing protein 116; the protein is MTSCRHHSGYLADDEAGHTTYVARPPKKPLFLEMGQVSKLGHMPHPPSRYTLTDSSGLRGHQQNPRDPRPFGNFLDFLVKGQVLDSLQTVVEEATERMTTMKTEAGVPLVEVQDPIEIPRGRRRVRAQPSLSTMHRHCVRPSLCTGCPNNYPSCSSSMSDSHNSLTAGWLGSHSQDSDLGTHGMGSLPPMRDKLLLEKNLKRLLKLENRGKGLDQSCFQRDSLLWDSLDSHASSQWTQEPPLSWFSGQLGSSSGTPQTSELGPGEQELICLKQEFNKEIKSLLCQPASFDLPGYCSFREPHRTLDFLAEHQLFPALQSVVSQAVDKLRGARRHDGCPLFPSEWEPATEPNSDSMPGSKLATPTDEEEPYDMLPTRTSSPKMARRKSTKGRGQAKPKEGGSPMSSAQVATRLRLKSPSYKFMKKKPLPSISSKSTISHLSNPLYQELINYLVEQVVSLLICKYKFEKNLSKQLGFISFPVTETLVDLLLGFKKVKGSQICLSSKINWSCLLRRLEEAEWARQLSRQASQHDSHRGTAHRSTAHQGALRSNTESPSTLPELSTQKNQEEDTEPTLHSELLDPQLLPAQEDTTLEEKEPKSQEEPRPFMFTGTDRGSDLCQEVVDMDSQGDEEEEDEDKNNDFFGDKGKPQSSPESQVEPDVSSDSRDVGHSHAP
- the YDJC gene encoding carbohydrate deacetylase isoform X1; amino-acid sequence: MAGPRVRLVVTADDFGYCPRRDEGIVEAFLAGAVTSVSLLVNGAAAESAADLARRHKIPTGLHANLSEGRPVGPARLGDSSLLSPEGFFLGKMGFREAVTTGGVALPQVREELEAQLIRFRELLGGDPTHVDGHQHVHVLPGVCQVFAEVLQANGVRFTRLPVERGVGDRAWLEAPARAFACSVERDALAAVAPFSRYGLRWTDAFVGLSTCGRHMSVHRVSGALARALEGIPTGHTLTAELMAHPGYPSVPPAGGCGKGPDAFSCSWERLHELRVLTAPTLRAQLAQDGVQLCALHDLDSKRPGEATLKTFLERSPP
- the YDJC gene encoding carbohydrate deacetylase isoform X2 — its product is MAGPRVRLVVTADDFGYCPRRDEGIVEAFLAGAVTSVSLLVNGAAAESAADLARRHKIPTGLHANLSEGRPVGPARLGDSSLLSPEGFFLGKMGFREAVTTGGVALPQVREELEAQLIRFRELLGGDPTHVDGHQHVHVLPGGRMPSWA